The stretch of DNA CAGCGAACCTGAGGGGGGCAAAATCGAAAAAGATGGTCAGGGAAATTTAACAGGTATTTTCAAAGAGAAAGCGATGATGATGCTTTTAAATGATCTCCCTGATGGTGGAATAGATCAAAGAGCGGAGAGCTTATTGGCCTGTTCTCAGGATCTTTTTTCGCTGGGGATAACTACGATTGCCGACAGTATGGCGGAGAAAACACCGATCGATTATTATAAAATCTATCGTCGGGCAGTGAAAAAAGGGTTGAAACATAAAGTGATACTTCACTACAAGTGGTCCGAACTCAGGCATAAAGAAAAAATGCCCGATTTTAAGCTGGAAAGATCCAGTCAGATTCACATTGGTGGAGTAAAAGTTATAGCCGACGGCAGCGTTTCCGGACTTACGGCCTGGGTTGATCCCGCCTATTTAGGAGCAGATCAAAATTTTGGGTCTAAATTGATCGACAGAGAAGAATTGCGCCGGGCAGCAGAATATGCCCGTCAAAATTCTCTTCAGCTGATTATTCATGCCATGGGAAATAAAGCTATAGAAATGACGGTTGACACTCTTTATCAACATGAAGACTGGTTGAAAAACCGTCCTTCAATTCGACTTGAACATGCTGCTTTACCGGACAAAAAATCTCTGGACAAAGCTGCCCGCGGTGATATAGGAATTGTCAGTCAGCCGATTTTTCCTTATGCTGAGATAGGAAGCTATCTTAAGAATTTAGGTCCAGAGAGAACCTCCGCTTCTTATCCTTTTAAATCTATTTTAGACCGTGAGATTCCTCTGGCTTTTTCCTCGGATGCGCCAGCTACTCCCTGGAAACCCCCGGCCGATCCTCTGGCAGGAATTAAATCTGCAGTCACCAGAAAAGCCCATGAAGGAACTGTCTATAATGCCGAAGAAGGACTGAATATCGTAAAGTCGCTGCGCCTTTATACTGAATCAGCAGCAAAGATTTCCGGTTTGAAGGATGTAGGCAGGCTGGCCGAAGGTTTTCAGGCTGATTTTATAGTGTTAAATCGCGATATACTGGAAGCTGACCCCGAAAATATCGACAGGATAGAGGTCGAAAAAACCTATAAAAAGGGAATATTAATGCATGGTTAAATTAATCTCTGATTTTTAGTGCGTTATTGTTTGCATGTGAATTTTATAAATATTATAATGTAACTGTCAGTAACTACAATAGTAGTTAGTTGTAAATAAAACCTGCTCGTTTATATTACAGGGGGAGATTATCATAGGAGCTATAAAGACGGTTTTATGGGGACTGGGATCTATGGGCAGCGGCATGGGTCGATTACTGGCAGAGAGATCTGATCTGAAGATTTCTGGTGGCATAGCCAGTCGAGAAGGTAAATCCGGCATAGATATCGGTGAACTGCTGGAACTGGAACAAAAATTGGGAGTCGAGGCGGTCAATGATCCTTCGCGGGCAATTACAGAAGAGACCGATGTTGTTTTAAATGCTACCAGTTCTTCGATCGTCCAGGTGGAGGAGGAGATTAAGTTTGCGCTCAGAAAAAGCTGCAATGTGATATCTATTGCTGAGGAGATGGCCTATCCTGAGGTTGCAGAACCAGAAATAGCTTTTGAGTTAGATCAAATTGCGGAAGAGAAAGGGGTTTCCCTGCTGGGAACAGGTATTAATCCCGGCTTTATACTGGATCTGCTCGTTATAGCACTCACAGGAGCCTGTCTGAGAGTCGAAAAAATCACGGCCAGAAGAATTAATGATCTCTCTCCTTTTGGGCCGACCGTGATGAAAACTCAGGGCGTGGGCACTACGGTGGATGAATTTAATCGTGGGGTGGAAAAAGGGGAAATTGTAGGCCATATTGGTTTTAAGGAATCAATCAGCATGATAGCTGACAGACTGGAATGGGATATTGATGAAGTCGAGGAGAGTCGTGAACCTATAATCTCAGATGTGGCAAGAAGCACCGAACATGTTCGAGTAGAACCTGGAATGGTGGCAGGCTGCCGTCATACTGCCCGCGCTTTTAAAAATGGAAACGAGATAATTGTTCTCAGGCATCCACAACAGATATGTCCCGAAAAAGCAGGAATAGAAACGGGAGACTATATTGAGATAAAAGGTGATCCGGGAATCGACATGGCGATAACTCCGGAAATACCCGGCGGCAAAGGAACGATAGCAGTTTCTGTAAATATGATTCCGCTGGTTTTAAAAGCTGAGCCGGGCCTGAAAACGATGACAGATCTGCCTGTGCCTTCAGCTCTGCCTGAAGATATTTCCGGCCTGCTTTAAAAGAATTTATATCTCTTTTTGTTATCTGTCGGTAGATATCTTCCAGTCTAACTAAATAAGGTTTTTTTACACACCTATTTAACAACTGAAGCCGGGAAGATCCATAATAAATTTTGCACTGGAGGTATATATAACATGACTAAAAAAGTTCCCCGGGGAAGCTGGGTTGAGATTAAAAAAATCGTTCTCGAACCCGGGAGCAGGGCGCCGCAGGTTCCTGAAGATACAGCCCGGGTTCCGCTGGAAATGAGAATTAAAGGATACCTTACATCTCCAGCAGCGAAGGGAGATGAGGTCGAAATCAGGACAGTGATCGGAAATAGATACGAGGGAGTTCTTCACGATTCTGATCCTTCCTATGATCATAAATACGGGAAGCCTGTGCCCGAGCTCATCACAATTGGCGAGGAATTAAAACAGATTCTCTCCGCTGACGGGGGTGAGTAATGATGTCAGCAAATAATTACGAAGAGCTGATGGCCCGCAGGAATGAAATAATGAAGAAGGCAGTCGGCATAGATTATGAAAAATTTCGCAAAGATGAACTGGTTTTTGATTATGACAAAATGATGAATGAAGCAGGGTACGATCTTGATGAGGTGCGAGAAATTCAAAAAGAAGCAGGGGTGGGCAGGACCCCTCTGCTGGAGCTGGAAAATTTGACTGCGCTGGCCAGAGAACTGGCGCCCCCGGGTAAAGGAGCTCGAATTTTTCTCAAAGATGAGGCGGCCAACCCTTCGGGCAGCTATAAACCCCGCCGGGCTTCAGTGTCGGTATATCATGCTCAAAAGGAAGGTTATCCGGGCGTGGTGGCGGCCACCAGCGGCAATTACGGAGCAGCTGTGGCATCGCAGGCGAATATCAGAGGACTTGATTCGATAATAGTCCAGGAAGTCTATGACAGCGCCGGCCGTGGTCAGCCGGAGATTCTGGAAAAAGGTCGAAAATGTGAGGCCTATGGGGCCGAAGTTCTGCAGTTGACTGTAGGTCCCGAACTCTTTTATACCTTTTTGCAGGTGCTTGAAGATACCGGTTTTTTCAATGCTTCTCTTTATACTCCCTTTGGTATTGCCGGAGTGGAAACACTGGGTTATGAAATCGTTGATGAAATTCGTAAAAGAGAAGGAATAGAGCCGGCTGCTGTAATCTGCACCAATGCTGGAGGGGGAAATCTTACCGGCACGGCCCGGGGGTTAAAAAAGGCAGGAGCTGAAAAAACCAGAGTAATAGGTGCCAGCGTCGATTTGAGCGGGCTTCATATGGCCAGCGATGAAGATTTCAACCGCAAATCATTTACCACCGGTCACACGGGTTTCGGCATCCCTTTTGCAACCTGGCCGGACAGGGCAGATGTGCCCATCAATGCCGCCCGGGCACTGCGCTATATGGATCGCTATCTTACTGTGACCCAGGGTGAAGTCTTTTACATCACCGAAGCTCTGGCTCGCCTGGAAGGACTGGAAAGAGGCCCGGCGGGCAATACTTCTCTGGCCCCTGCCCTGAGCCTGGCTCAGGAATTGGATAAAGAGGAGATCATCGTTGTTCAGGAGACCGAATACACCGGTGCCGGAAAACATCCCATCTCCCAGCTTAATTTTGCCCGGGGGATGGGTGTAGAAGTAAAAAGAGGTCATCCGGAGGAGGAAAGTCCCGGTGAGAATATTATCATCCCCGAAAGACCCGGGCAGATTGAAGGAATCGATCTCGATTTAGATAGCATCAGAATTTCTTATCTTGAGAAAGCGGTAGAAAAGAGCGGAATTACCAGTGTTGATCAAAACTATCTTGATTTTTTGGCCCGGGAAGTAAATCTAAAGCCTGATGAAACCAGAAAATTGATCGAAAAAAATCTGGATGTCGAGCTGGATCTTTGATACGGGGGCTGATCTGGAAAGGAGGCCTTCTTTATGACAGATGGCGATATTGATGTGCTGGCTGCTGAAATTGGCAGCACGACAACTATGATAAATGCCTTCGACAATCTGAATAAAAAACCTGTTCATCTCGGTCAGGGGTTGGCCCGTACCACAGTCGAAGAGGGCAATGTTATGCTGGGTGTGAAAAGAGCTCTTAAAGATTTAAAGGAACAGCTGGAGATTCAAAACCTCAACTGGTCCGAATTTTTGGCCACCAGCAGTGCAGCTGGCGGTCTTAAAATGACAGTTCATGGACTGGTAAAGGATATGACTGTCAGAGCTGCTGAAGAAGCTGCTCTGGGAGCCGGGGGCGTAATAAAGCAGGTGACAGTCGGCGAATTAAAAGAAAAACATCTCGACAGAGTTGAGAGTCTTGAGCCCAATATGATACTTCTCGCCGGCGGTGTAAATCATGGTGAAGAGGATATAATTCTTCATAATGCCCGTGTTCTGGCCGAAATGGATATGAAAATCCCTCTAATTTATGCCGGTAATGAAGCTATACAGGATGAGATCAGGGAGTTACTGGAAGATTCCAGTTTGGAGATATTAATAACCGAGAATGTTTATCCTAAAATCGATCAGCTTAATATTGAGCCGACCAGAGAGCTCATTCACGAAGTTTTTGCCCGCCATATTGTCAGAGCTCCCGGCATGGAAAAAATTGAAGAATGGCTTACAGCCGAAATGATGCCGACGCCCGGCGCGGTGATGGAAGCTGCACGACTGCTTAAAAACAGATTGGGCAATCTGGTTGTTTTTGATGTAGGAGGAGCTACTACTGATGTTCACTCCGTATGTGAGGAATCGGGTGAAGTAAGGGATATGATGGTTAATCCAGAACCCGAGGCCAAAAGGACTGTCGAGGGAGATCTCGGGGTCTACCGCAGCGCCCCTCATGTTGGTGAGATAATGGGAGAAAGCATAAATCCTGACAGCGACATTTCACCGCTGCCCCGGGGAGAAAGAGAAAAAGAGCTGGTAAGCAGGCTGGCTGAAGAAGCTGTTAGAGAAGCGCTTAAAAGACATGCCGGCGAATTCAGAGATTATTACACCTCGGGCGGAAGGAAGACTGTAGCAGAAGGTAAAGATCTTACCGCGGCAGATTGGCTGATCGGTACGGGTGGAGCTTTGACCAGACTTCCCCGGGGGAAGAAAATTTTAAGGACCCTGACGGGCAGGCACACCCGACAGCTTTTACCAAAACCTGAGGCTGAAGTTTTAATCGATGAAAGTTATATCATGGCTTCGGCAGGCATTCTGGGAAGAAGCCATCCTGAGGCTGCCCTTAAAATCATGTTCAAAAGCCTGGGATTGAACAGAAAAAATAAATTCGAGAAAAATTTTGTTTGAGGAGGGCTTACAGATGCCAGAAAGAAGAGATGATAATTTTGCCGAAAGAAGAGAGCATATGTCTGACATGAGCGAGGAGGAACTGAGGGAAAAATTCTGGAATCTGTCTGAAGAAATAGTCGATCCTATCATCGAGCTGGCCAGGAGTCACACCTCTCCTTCCATCGAAAGGTCGGTGCTTTTGAGAATGGGTTTTGATAGTCAGGAAGCTAAAGCCATAGTTAAAAAAGTTATGGAAGCTGAGCTTCTGGGTAAGGGAGCGGGTCATGTGGTGCTGAAAATTTCAGAAAAAGACAATATATCGATAAGAGAGGCCGGACTCAGGATAAAAAATGGCAGACTGGAGGTTCGGGAAATGCAGTCTCTTTTTACTGAAGAAGGGGGAGGAGGTTAAAAATGGATGAATTGAGCCCGGAGAAAAAACTGGATATAGAGGCTTTGCTTGATGATATCGAAAATTACGAGCCGCGGCGTAAGGGCTGGAGCTGGCGTAAGCCGGTTGAGGAACTGAAACTCGTCGATTTTACCTACGATGATATGAGTCAACCGCTGGAAAACAGCATACCGCTTCCGGCTGCCAGAAGTTTTGAGGGCATCGATCCGCAGCCTGAACCGGTCATAACTACGGAGATCGCCTCCGGACGTTTTGAAGATGATCTCCGGAGGATGCGCATGGCTGCCTGGCATGGAGCCGATCATTTGATGGTCATCAGAACAGCTGGCCAGAGCCATTTTGACGGTCTTATTGAAGGAACACCGGAAGGTGTTGGAGGAATACCGATAACCAGAAAGCAGATCAGAGTCACCCGTAAAGCTCTGGATCTTGTAGAAGATGAGGTGGGAAGAGAGCTCAATTTTCATTCCTACGTCAGCGGAGTAGCTGGTCCTGAAATCGGTGTTTTATTCGCTGAAGAGGGGGTAAATGGGGCTCATCAGGATCCCCAGTATAATGTGCTTTATCGAGATGTCAACATGTATAGATCTTTTGTAGATGCTGCTGTGGCCAAAAGAGTGATGGCCTCAGTTGACATGCTCCAGATAGATGGAGCTCATAACGCCAATGCCACCGCCCGTAAAGCCTGGAAGGTGATGCCCGAACTTTTTGTCCAGCATGCCATAAATTCTATGTTTTCTCTTAAAGCGGGAATGGAAAAAGAATTTATAGCCCTTTCGACTGTACCACCAGCAGCTCCTCCCGCTCCGGATTTGAAGCTAAATCTGCCATATGCGGTGGCTTTAAGGGAGTTTTTCGAAGGGTTTCGTTTTCGGGCTCAGCAAAACACCAAATATATGGAATCATCGTTAAGAGAAGCGACTGTCACTCATACCCTCAATCTGCTCATCTCTGCTCTAACCTCGGCCGATATCCAGAGCACTATAACACCCGATGAAGGGCGCAATGTCCCCTGGCATTACAATAATATCCAGGCTGTCGATACAGCCAAACAGGCCTTTGCCGGACTGGATGGCCTGCAAAATCTGATTGAGCTGAAAGATGAAGAGCAGAGCTATCTGCGTCAAAAGGCAATAGAGTTGAAGGAGAGAGCTATCCTCTTTATGGAAGAAATTCTGGAAGTGGGTGGTTATTTCGATGCCGTGGCGAAAGGATTTTTTGTGGATTCCGGAATGTATCCGGAAAGAAATGGCGACGGCATTATTAGAGAGCAGGACGGAGGGGTAGCTGCAGAAAGCATAGTGCCGCGAGATGAGGATTACTTAGCCCCCGTCTGTAATCACTTTGGTTACAATAATTTGCCGGGAGATGTGGAAAAAGGTTGTGACCTGATCGGAGGATGTACACTCGAAGATAGGGATAAGATTCAATTTATAGACGAGCTTGATCCAGAAGA from Halarsenatibacter silvermanii encodes:
- a CDS encoding amidohydrolase, which gives rise to MPDKNSKEPKIKIFRNCKIFAPHRSGSDPDTLIIAGNKIAKVCHSQNLDYDFWRQKYPVREIDLEDRRVLPGFVDSHMHALFMARDRDKIACLPPEVESIADIKEKIKEKKRELEEGEWIRGWGYDEEKLDEKRSPLREDLDRAAPDHPVMLIRTCNHIAVLNSEAMRQLGINSKTSEPEGGKIEKDGQGNLTGIFKEKAMMMLLNDLPDGGIDQRAESLLACSQDLFSLGITTIADSMAEKTPIDYYKIYRRAVKKGLKHKVILHYKWSELRHKEKMPDFKLERSSQIHIGGVKVIADGSVSGLTAWVDPAYLGADQNFGSKLIDREELRRAAEYARQNSLQLIIHAMGNKAIEMTVDTLYQHEDWLKNRPSIRLEHAALPDKKSLDKAARGDIGIVSQPIFPYAEIGSYLKNLGPERTSASYPFKSILDREIPLAFSSDAPATPWKPPADPLAGIKSAVTRKAHEGTVYNAEEGLNIVKSLRLYTESAAKISGLKDVGRLAEGFQADFIVLNRDILEADPENIDRIEVEKTYKKGILMHG
- the ord gene encoding 2,4-diaminopentanoate dehydrogenase, with translation MKTVLWGLGSMGSGMGRLLAERSDLKISGGIASREGKSGIDIGELLELEQKLGVEAVNDPSRAITEETDVVLNATSSSIVQVEEEIKFALRKSCNVISIAEEMAYPEVAEPEIAFELDQIAEEKGVSLLGTGINPGFILDLLVIALTGACLRVEKITARRINDLSPFGPTVMKTQGVGTTVDEFNRGVEKGEIVGHIGFKESISMIADRLEWDIDEVEESREPIISDVARSTEHVRVEPGMVAGCRHTARAFKNGNEIIVLRHPQQICPEKAGIETGDYIEIKGDPGIDMAITPEIPGGKGTIAVSVNMIPLVLKAEPGLKTMTDLPVPSALPEDISGLL
- the ortA gene encoding 2-amino-4-oxopentanoate thiolase subunit OrtA yields the protein MTKKVPRGSWVEIKKIVLEPGSRAPQVPEDTARVPLEMRIKGYLTSPAAKGDEVEIRTVIGNRYEGVLHDSDPSYDHKYGKPVPELITIGEELKQILSADGGE
- the ortB gene encoding 2-amino-4-oxopentanoate thiolase subunit OrtB: MSANNYEELMARRNEIMKKAVGIDYEKFRKDELVFDYDKMMNEAGYDLDEVREIQKEAGVGRTPLLELENLTALARELAPPGKGARIFLKDEAANPSGSYKPRRASVSVYHAQKEGYPGVVAATSGNYGAAVASQANIRGLDSIIVQEVYDSAGRGQPEILEKGRKCEAYGAEVLQLTVGPELFYTFLQVLEDTGFFNASLYTPFGIAGVETLGYEIVDEIRKREGIEPAAVICTNAGGGNLTGTARGLKKAGAEKTRVIGASVDLSGLHMASDEDFNRKSFTTGHTGFGIPFATWPDRADVPINAARALRYMDRYLTVTQGEVFYITEALARLEGLERGPAGNTSLAPALSLAQELDKEEIIVVQETEYTGAGKHPISQLNFARGMGVEVKRGHPEEESPGENIIIPERPGQIEGIDLDLDSIRISYLEKAVEKSGITSVDQNYLDFLAREVNLKPDETRKLIEKNLDVELDL
- a CDS encoding GlmL-related ornithine degradation protein; this translates as MTDGDIDVLAAEIGSTTTMINAFDNLNKKPVHLGQGLARTTVEEGNVMLGVKRALKDLKEQLEIQNLNWSEFLATSSAAGGLKMTVHGLVKDMTVRAAEEAALGAGGVIKQVTVGELKEKHLDRVESLEPNMILLAGGVNHGEEDIILHNARVLAEMDMKIPLIYAGNEAIQDEIRELLEDSSLEILITENVYPKIDQLNIEPTRELIHEVFARHIVRAPGMEKIEEWLTAEMMPTPGAVMEAARLLKNRLGNLVVFDVGGATTDVHSVCEESGEVRDMMVNPEPEAKRTVEGDLGVYRSAPHVGEIMGESINPDSDISPLPRGEREKELVSRLAEEAVREALKRHAGEFRDYYTSGGRKTVAEGKDLTAADWLIGTGGALTRLPRGKKILRTLTGRHTRQLLPKPEAEVLIDESYIMASAGILGRSHPEAALKIMFKSLGLNRKNKFEKNFV
- a CDS encoding ornithine aminomutase subunit alpha; its protein translation is MPERRDDNFAERREHMSDMSEEELREKFWNLSEEIVDPIIELARSHTSPSIERSVLLRMGFDSQEAKAIVKKVMEAELLGKGAGHVVLKISEKDNISIREAGLRIKNGRLEVREMQSLFTEEGGGG
- the oraE gene encoding D-ornithine 4,5-aminomutase subunit OraE, with translation MDELSPEKKLDIEALLDDIENYEPRRKGWSWRKPVEELKLVDFTYDDMSQPLENSIPLPAARSFEGIDPQPEPVITTEIASGRFEDDLRRMRMAAWHGADHLMVIRTAGQSHFDGLIEGTPEGVGGIPITRKQIRVTRKALDLVEDEVGRELNFHSYVSGVAGPEIGVLFAEEGVNGAHQDPQYNVLYRDVNMYRSFVDAAVAKRVMASVDMLQIDGAHNANATARKAWKVMPELFVQHAINSMFSLKAGMEKEFIALSTVPPAAPPAPDLKLNLPYAVALREFFEGFRFRAQQNTKYMESSLREATVTHTLNLLISALTSADIQSTITPDEGRNVPWHYNNIQAVDTAKQAFAGLDGLQNLIELKDEEQSYLRQKAIELKERAILFMEEILEVGGYFDAVAKGFFVDSGMYPERNGDGIIREQDGGVAAESIVPRDEDYLAPVCNHFGYNNLPGDVEKGCDLIGGCTLEDRDKIQFIDELDPEDNVHKRLEENEKYRSGKHLKPEVEWIGDGWLEITLFLPTEELIAEQAAQQIGEEMNLKNVEVIHREKMHPAEGTLIEMKGQLDFAVDLEELEIPEKEIPLPEEEIREFFAENPLQVVAATVGEDEHSVGLREIIDIKHGGIEKYGVKTHYLGTSIPVSKVVDAAIETDADVIMISTIITHNEVHRENMQKLHDLCRERGVRNELILIGGGTQITDEIARKCGMDAGFGRGTTGEQVASYIVKKLRGELEEK